The Prevotella melaninogenica genome has a segment encoding these proteins:
- the atpB gene encoding F0F1 ATP synthase subunit A: protein MKYLKHLICMVMMLFLLLPGAAASESKGEGVNLQEILWGHIKDSYEWHVTNIGDKPIIINLPVIVKTSNGWYTGCAEDFAEEPLEEGPHAGYRPCKNNPDLFIATKGNYERRIVELQKDGTEVRPLDLSITKSVCVLFIDAIILLLCILIPARWCRRHKVTDKAPKGFTGLMHMFVMYVYDEVIKPTLGKDSEKYAPYLLTCFFFIFVANVMGIVPFPPGGGNLTGNITITFFLAICTFLVTNFSGTKHYWKDIFWPDVPAWLKVPVPLMPVIEIFGIFTKPFALMVRLFANMMAGHAIALALTCIIFIMATMGVVLSSSMTIVSVGMSIFMMLLEILVSFIQALVFTMLSAVFISLARVHEAEG from the coding sequence ATGAAATATCTCAAGCATCTGATTTGTATGGTGATGATGCTCTTCCTGCTTCTGCCTGGTGCTGCTGCATCAGAGAGTAAAGGGGAGGGTGTTAACCTGCAGGAGATATTGTGGGGACATATCAAGGACTCATACGAGTGGCATGTAACCAATATCGGGGATAAGCCTATTATCATCAACCTGCCAGTCATTGTGAAGACATCAAATGGTTGGTACACGGGTTGTGCTGAAGACTTTGCTGAAGAGCCATTAGAAGAAGGTCCACATGCGGGCTATCGTCCTTGTAAAAACAACCCAGACCTGTTCATTGCAACGAAGGGAAACTACGAACGTCGTATCGTTGAGTTGCAGAAGGACGGCACAGAAGTGCGCCCTCTTGACCTCTCTATCACGAAGTCAGTGTGCGTACTCTTCATTGATGCCATCATTCTCTTGCTGTGTATCTTGATTCCTGCACGCTGGTGTCGTCGCCATAAGGTTACCGATAAGGCACCAAAAGGCTTCACAGGTTTGATGCATATGTTTGTGATGTATGTCTATGATGAGGTTATTAAACCGACATTAGGTAAGGACTCAGAGAAGTATGCACCTTATCTTTTGACGTGTTTCTTCTTCATCTTCGTGGCTAATGTCATGGGTATTGTGCCATTCCCACCAGGAGGTGGTAACCTTACGGGTAATATAACCATCACCTTCTTCTTGGCTATTTGTACGTTCTTAGTGACCAACTTCTCAGGAACAAAGCACTATTGGAAAGATATCTTTTGGCCAGACGTACCCGCATGGTTGAAAGTTCCAGTGCCTTTGATGCCTGTGATAGAGATCTTTGGTATCTTCACAAAACCTTTCGCATTGATGGTACGTCTTTTTGCCAATATGATGGCAGGACATGCTATTGCGTTGGCTTTAACCTGTATCATCTTCATCATGGCAACGATGGGTGTTGTCCTAAGTTCTTCCATGACGATTGTGAGTGTGGGTATGAGTATCTTCATGATGCTTTTGGAGATTTTAGTAAGCTTTATTCAAGCTTTAGTATTCACAATGTTGAGTGCTGTGTTTATCTCTTTGGCACGTGTTCATGAGGCAGAAGGATAA
- a CDS encoding F0F1 ATP synthase subunit epsilon, giving the protein MLTLRIVSPERIVFTGEVDSVLVPGTVGPFEILNNHAPIISTLVEGKVAYSVKGDTKELHIVGGFVEVKKNLVSLCVEI; this is encoded by the coding sequence ATGTTGACACTTAGAATAGTTTCTCCCGAAAGGATTGTCTTTACAGGCGAGGTGGATAGTGTGCTGGTTCCTGGTACAGTGGGACCATTTGAGATTCTCAATAATCATGCGCCTATCATCTCTACACTCGTTGAAGGCAAGGTAGCTTACAGCGTAAAAGGTGATACAAAGGAACTTCATATCGTTGGCGGATTCGTTGAGGTGAAGAAGAACTTGGTCAGTCTTTGCGTAGAAATCTAA
- the atpD gene encoding F0F1 ATP synthase subunit beta, whose protein sequence is MSQINGRISQIIGPVIDVYFDTKGENPEKVLPKIHDALRVKRANGQDLIIEVQQHIGEDTVRCVAMDNTDGLQRNLEVVPTGSPIVMPAGDQIKGRMMNVIGQPIDGMEALSMEGAYPIHREAPKFEDLSTHKEMLQTGIKVIDLLEPYMKGGKIGLFGGAGVGKTVLIMELINNIAKGHNGYSVFAGVGERTREGNDLIRDMLESGVIRYGEKFRKAMDEGKWDLSLVDQEELQKSQATLVYGQMNEPPGARASVALSGLTVAEEFRDHGGKNGEAADIMFFIDNIFRFTQAGSEVSALLGRMPSAVGYQPTLASEMGTMQERITSTKHGSITSVQAVYVPADDLTDPAPATTFTHLDATTELSRKITELGIYPAVDPLGSTSRILDPLIVGKDHYECAQRVKQLLQHYNELQDIIAILGMDELSDEDKLVVNRARRVQRFLSQPFTVAEQFTGVKGVMVPIEETIKGFNAILNGEVDDLPEQAFLNVGTIEDVKEKAKRLLEATK, encoded by the coding sequence ATGTCACAGATTAATGGGCGCATCTCCCAGATTATCGGTCCAGTTATCGATGTCTACTTTGATACCAAGGGAGAGAATCCTGAGAAGGTTCTGCCAAAGATTCATGATGCCCTACGCGTAAAACGTGCGAATGGGCAAGATTTGATTATCGAGGTACAGCAGCATATTGGTGAAGACACCGTGCGCTGTGTGGCTATGGATAATACGGATGGTCTGCAGCGTAACCTTGAGGTTGTGCCAACAGGCAGTCCTATCGTTATGCCAGCTGGTGACCAGATTAAGGGTCGTATGATGAACGTTATCGGTCAGCCTATCGACGGTATGGAGGCACTGAGTATGGAAGGTGCTTATCCTATCCACCGCGAGGCGCCAAAGTTTGAAGACCTCTCTACGCATAAGGAGATGCTTCAGACTGGTATTAAGGTCATCGACTTACTTGAACCTTATATGAAGGGTGGTAAGATTGGTCTTTTTGGTGGTGCCGGTGTAGGTAAGACGGTGCTTATCATGGAGTTGATTAACAACATCGCTAAGGGTCACAATGGTTACTCTGTATTTGCCGGTGTAGGAGAGCGTACACGTGAGGGTAACGACTTGATTCGCGATATGTTGGAGTCAGGTGTTATCCGTTATGGTGAGAAGTTCCGCAAGGCAATGGATGAAGGCAAGTGGGATCTCTCGCTTGTTGATCAGGAAGAATTGCAGAAGTCACAGGCAACACTTGTCTATGGACAGATGAATGAGCCACCAGGGGCACGTGCATCAGTGGCACTCTCTGGTCTGACCGTTGCTGAGGAGTTCCGCGATCACGGAGGTAAGAATGGTGAGGCAGCAGATATCATGTTCTTCATCGATAATATCTTCCGTTTCACACAGGCTGGTTCTGAGGTGTCAGCGTTGTTGGGTCGTATGCCATCAGCCGTAGGTTATCAGCCTACTTTAGCAAGTGAGATGGGTACGATGCAGGAGCGTATTACTTCTACAAAGCATGGCTCAATTACTTCAGTACAGGCGGTTTATGTACCTGCTGATGACTTGACCGACCCTGCTCCAGCTACTACCTTTACTCACTTGGATGCAACAACGGAGTTGAGCCGTAAGATTACTGAGCTTGGTATCTATCCTGCGGTAGACCCATTGGGCAGTACCTCACGTATTCTTGACCCACTGATTGTTGGTAAGGATCACTATGAGTGTGCGCAGAGAGTAAAGCAGTTGCTCCAGCACTATAATGAATTGCAGGATATCATCGCCATCTTAGGTATGGACGAGTTGTCAGACGAGGATAAGTTGGTTGTGAACCGCGCTCGTCGTGTACAGCGTTTCCTCTCTCAGCCATTTACTGTTGCTGAGCAGTTCACTGGTGTTAAGGGTGTTATGGTACCAATCGAGGAGACCATCAAGGGCTTCAACGCTATCTTGAATGGTGAGGTTGACGACCTCCCAGAGCAGGCGTTCTTGAACGTTGGTACGATAGAGGATGTCAAGGAGAAGGCTAAGCGTCTCTTGGAAGCTACTAAGTAA
- the pfkA gene encoding 6-phosphofructokinase, whose protein sequence is MGKIKTIGILTSGGDAPGMNAAIRAVTRAGIYNGFEIKGVYRGYEGLITDDIKPFTTENVSGIIGQGGTILKTARSKGFKTMEGRQQAYDNLVKEGIDALVVIGGNGSLTGAMMFAQEFDFCCIGLPGTIDNDLYGTDSTIGYDTTMNTIMECVDRIRDTAQSHERIFFVEVMGRDAGFLAQNSAIASGAEAAIIPEDSTGVDQLARFMERGIRKSKRSCIVIVSESPKCGAMYYADRVRKEFPDYDVRVSILGHLQRGGRPSARDRILASSTGVGAIEAILQGQRNIMVGVRNNEVVYVPLSEAIRSDKPFDKKLIKVLDELSI, encoded by the coding sequence ATGGGCAAAATAAAGACAATAGGTATTCTGACCTCTGGCGGTGACGCCCCTGGAATGAATGCAGCAATACGTGCTGTGACCAGAGCAGGCATCTATAATGGTTTTGAAATAAAAGGTGTCTATCGTGGTTATGAGGGATTGATTACGGATGACATTAAGCCTTTTACCACTGAGAATGTTAGTGGTATTATAGGTCAGGGCGGTACGATTCTCAAGACGGCACGCTCAAAAGGTTTTAAAACGATGGAAGGTCGCCAGCAGGCATACGATAACCTTGTTAAGGAGGGTATTGATGCGCTGGTTGTCATTGGTGGTAATGGTTCGTTGACGGGTGCGATGATGTTTGCGCAGGAGTTTGATTTCTGTTGCATCGGTCTGCCTGGTACGATAGATAATGACCTCTATGGTACGGACAGCACCATTGGTTATGACACGACGATGAACACAATTATGGAGTGTGTCGACCGTATTCGTGATACCGCCCAGAGTCATGAGCGCATCTTCTTTGTAGAGGTGATGGGACGTGATGCTGGTTTCCTTGCACAGAACTCGGCTATTGCCAGTGGTGCAGAGGCAGCGATTATCCCAGAGGATTCAACTGGTGTAGACCAGTTGGCACGCTTCATGGAACGTGGTATTCGTAAGTCTAAGAGAAGTTGTATTGTCATTGTCTCTGAGAGTCCTAAGTGTGGAGCTATGTATTACGCTGATCGTGTACGCAAGGAGTTCCCTGATTATGACGTACGTGTGTCAATTCTTGGTCACTTGCAGCGTGGTGGTCGCCCTTCAGCACGTGACCGAATCCTTGCAAGTAGTACGGGTGTTGGTGCTATTGAGGCTATCCTTCAGGGTCAGCGCAACATCATGGTTGGTGTTAGAAACAATGAGGTGGTTTATGTTCCATTGTCTGAGGCAATTCGTTCAGATAAGCCTTTCGACAAGAAACTTATCAAGGTTCTCGACGAGTTGAGCATCTAA
- a CDS encoding YncE family protein, with the protein MKHYFLAAAIMLLTTVGLLSCDKDSPDTPPTPAKTEMGFVHSVNIGDNTYVSVFKDMNVGSLNTDNALVMPKGAFSFVYKGKVYITDTEHIYKYAQKEGKLVQEGNTILLPSGAAAMYVTFASDHKAYVSCHGLGKVIIIDPTTMEKVGEIDLAEYSLGKAAGDNNPEPAASVIRDGILYVALSQMKSTYTCEAGAYVALIDTKTDKPIKVVSDPRVSMASGESPAGDPFIDEKGDIYFYCVAMFGYQPGVKEGFLRIKKGETDFDKSYCFTLADVNLVGVKGNKTSYAYVKVYGGNGKVYAYLNIPGAASNPPDYVHDKCFQPFEINLYNMTCKKLDLSPTAGWAATLCKSGNDIIFGMSTDQGMGYSVYHPATATYEILKVKTSGAPYAVHELR; encoded by the coding sequence ATGAAACATTATTTCTTAGCCGCAGCTATCATGCTGCTCACGACCGTCGGACTACTATCTTGCGACAAAGACTCACCTGACACGCCGCCTACACCGGCCAAGACGGAGATGGGCTTCGTCCATAGTGTTAACATCGGAGACAATACATACGTAAGTGTTTTCAAAGACATGAACGTTGGCTCACTCAATACCGATAATGCGCTGGTGATGCCGAAGGGTGCTTTTTCCTTCGTATATAAGGGGAAAGTGTATATAACCGACACCGAACACATCTATAAATATGCCCAGAAAGAGGGAAAGTTAGTGCAGGAGGGGAATACTATCCTACTCCCAAGTGGGGCTGCAGCAATGTACGTAACCTTCGCTTCCGACCATAAGGCATACGTCTCTTGTCATGGGTTAGGAAAGGTGATCATCATCGACCCTACCACAATGGAGAAGGTTGGAGAGATTGACTTGGCGGAGTATTCCTTGGGGAAAGCCGCTGGTGACAATAATCCTGAGCCTGCCGCATCTGTCATAAGAGACGGAATACTCTACGTGGCACTTAGTCAGATGAAGTCTACCTACACCTGTGAGGCGGGTGCTTACGTGGCTTTGATTGACACAAAGACCGATAAGCCAATCAAAGTCGTCAGTGATCCTCGTGTCTCAATGGCTTCTGGTGAGTCGCCAGCTGGCGACCCCTTCATCGATGAGAAGGGCGATATCTACTTTTACTGTGTAGCGATGTTCGGCTATCAACCGGGTGTCAAGGAGGGATTCCTGCGTATTAAGAAAGGAGAAACAGACTTTGATAAATCCTACTGCTTCACCCTTGCGGATGTTAACTTAGTGGGTGTCAAAGGTAATAAGACGTCGTATGCGTACGTGAAGGTCTATGGCGGCAACGGAAAGGTGTATGCTTACCTCAACATACCAGGTGCTGCAAGCAACCCACCAGACTATGTCCACGATAAATGCTTCCAACCTTTTGAGATTAATCTCTACAATATGACCTGCAAGAAGTTGGACCTCTCACCCACAGCAGGGTGGGCCGCTACGCTCTGTAAGTCGGGTAATGACATCATCTTCGGTATGTCCACCGATCAAGGCATGGGCTATTCTGTCTATCATCCAGCCACTGCCACCTACGAGATTCTCAAGGTAAAAACCTCTGGTGCACCATATGCAGTGCATGAGTTGAGGTAG
- a CDS encoding TonB-dependent receptor: protein MKRLILITIVCLCPLLVAAQRLLRGKIMEKETSSPICGACIAVKGTRQKTLSDKAGDYQLTVPTAGAYTIEVSAVGYKRLREVVVAGGDVTRDYYLEPSSTSLREVVVRSSAQSAEINQIRQSPMAVTVVDGAKLRGRSSSIEEILTRTSGIKVRKAGGLGSASRISVHGLEGKRVAVYIDGFPLNSPDGSFDINDIPIDVIKYIEVYKGIVPAEYGGDGLGGAINIVTREDECDLVGFTQELASFGTVKTLVSGQKLFTRPGILFNVAFFKNKSKNDYMMSWPVFETNLPASAYRKVRRRNDYYEANFYHVGIGFRKLYFDKFDLECAFYQNKKGIQSLNFDARHAYTKGINIMPNLVLEKQDFLVKGLDMKYTIVTPIIRSNMTDTATTRRQWDGTVTQAVGETDDNLFNESHDRQFEVRSKFNLKYTRGRHTLNLNDQYAYSAYTPKDEGMKDYLGFDPSAYPSRMTANNIGLSHLFVSANHRFQNALTLSIYYLNSRIYRTSDALAKGQATDELAPKQTHVERSYYGFSEGFSYELWKDVRAKLSFSHNVRIPDTGELFGNGVSIKPSVNLQPEVGNNLNLGFIVDRRGLCGLVRVQWETNFYYMMMKNMIRLFPADTRSIYTNLGKTRTIGMDTDVKVDVTRNVYLYFNLTLQDIRDRQRWFNDEQGTSNPTYNKHVPNIPAFYYNYGMEYHAEGLIGRRELSRVYIDVSHVGEFDWGWQMSSLAEERRKWRIPSNDVFTIGLQQSLWHNNMSLSLELENVFNKENYMEFKMPLPGRTLKAKLRFNLFRDKLAGGAMSL from the coding sequence ATGAAGAGATTAATCCTTATCACGATCGTGTGTCTGTGTCCTCTGCTCGTGGCGGCCCAACGGCTGTTAAGGGGTAAGATAATGGAGAAAGAGACGTCGAGTCCTATCTGTGGAGCATGCATAGCAGTCAAGGGAACGAGGCAGAAGACCCTCTCTGACAAGGCTGGCGACTATCAGCTGACGGTTCCCACAGCAGGTGCTTACACGATAGAGGTGTCGGCAGTAGGCTACAAACGGCTGAGGGAGGTCGTTGTGGCGGGTGGTGATGTGACAAGAGACTACTATCTTGAACCCTCATCGACCTCGTTGCGTGAGGTTGTCGTGCGGAGTTCGGCACAGAGTGCAGAGATAAACCAGATACGACAAAGCCCTATGGCCGTGACAGTTGTGGACGGTGCAAAACTGAGAGGACGGTCGAGTAGCATAGAGGAGATACTGACGAGGACATCAGGAATTAAGGTTCGGAAGGCAGGCGGACTGGGTAGTGCATCGCGCATCTCGGTACATGGCTTAGAAGGGAAGCGTGTGGCGGTATATATCGATGGGTTCCCACTGAACAGTCCCGACGGTTCCTTCGATATAAACGACATCCCGATAGACGTCATCAAGTATATTGAGGTGTATAAAGGAATTGTTCCTGCAGAGTATGGGGGAGACGGTTTAGGAGGTGCCATCAACATCGTCACACGAGAAGACGAGTGCGACTTGGTGGGCTTCACACAGGAGTTGGCATCCTTTGGGACGGTGAAGACGCTCGTAAGTGGACAAAAGCTCTTCACCCGACCAGGGATATTATTCAACGTGGCATTCTTTAAGAATAAGTCGAAAAACGACTATATGATGTCGTGGCCAGTGTTCGAGACCAATCTGCCAGCGTCGGCCTATAGAAAGGTGAGACGTCGGAACGACTATTACGAAGCCAATTTCTATCATGTGGGGATAGGGTTTAGGAAGCTCTACTTTGATAAGTTCGACTTAGAATGTGCCTTTTATCAGAACAAGAAGGGGATACAGTCGCTTAATTTCGACGCTCGACATGCCTATACAAAAGGGATAAATATCATGCCAAACCTCGTGTTGGAGAAACAAGACTTCCTTGTTAAAGGACTGGATATGAAGTACACTATTGTCACACCTATCATCCGCTCGAATATGACAGACACCGCCACGACGAGGAGACAATGGGACGGAACAGTCACGCAGGCCGTAGGAGAGACGGATGACAACCTGTTCAACGAGTCGCATGATCGGCAGTTTGAGGTGAGGAGTAAGTTTAACTTGAAATATACACGGGGTCGGCACACTCTTAATCTCAATGACCAATACGCCTACTCGGCTTATACTCCTAAGGACGAAGGCATGAAAGACTATCTTGGCTTTGACCCCAGTGCCTATCCAAGTAGGATGACTGCTAACAACATCGGCCTCAGTCATCTGTTTGTCTCGGCTAATCATCGGTTTCAAAACGCATTGACTCTCAGCATCTACTACCTTAACTCGAGGATTTACAGAACCAGTGACGCGCTGGCGAAAGGGCAGGCAACAGACGAGTTAGCACCGAAGCAGACCCATGTGGAACGGTCGTATTATGGCTTCAGTGAGGGCTTCAGCTATGAACTATGGAAGGATGTGCGGGCGAAGCTGTCGTTCTCGCATAACGTGAGGATACCCGATACGGGCGAACTCTTCGGTAATGGGGTGAGCATCAAGCCGTCGGTGAACCTGCAGCCTGAGGTGGGGAATAATCTGAACCTTGGTTTTATCGTCGATAGAAGAGGACTGTGCGGACTCGTGAGGGTGCAGTGGGAGACGAATTTCTACTATATGATGATGAAGAACATGATAAGACTCTTCCCTGCTGACACACGTTCTATCTATACGAACTTAGGGAAGACAAGGACCATCGGAATGGACACTGACGTGAAAGTGGACGTCACACGCAATGTCTATCTCTACTTTAATCTGACTTTACAGGATATCCGAGACAGGCAAAGATGGTTTAATGACGAACAAGGAACGAGCAACCCTACCTATAATAAGCACGTCCCTAACATCCCTGCCTTTTACTATAACTATGGCATGGAGTACCATGCAGAGGGCTTGATAGGGCGCCGAGAGCTGTCGAGAGTATATATCGACGTGTCGCATGTGGGCGAGTTTGACTGGGGATGGCAGATGAGTTCGCTTGCAGAGGAGCGTAGGAAATGGCGTATCCCATCCAATGATGTCTTCACGATAGGTCTCCAACAGTCTTTATGGCATAATAACATGTCGCTGAGCCTTGAGTTAGAAAACGTCTTCAACAAGGAGAACTACATGGAATTTAAGATGCCTCTGCCCGGAAGAACATTAAAGGCAAAACTACGCTTCAACCTGTTCAGAGACAAACTGGCAGGTGGGGCAATGAGCTTATAA
- a CDS encoding TetR/AcrR family transcriptional regulator, translating into MKTLKEDVRSRIVMAARSEFVKCGYRKTSMRTISAKSGVVLGNIYNYFKTKDDIFCAVLRPLLSVIGERMAMYSKGEHEEKRLDFSRQRQKDFLSSMLRIIFLYKEELRLLLFESQGTSLEHFREAFIDEQVAISRAYMEQVETRVSPLFFRISASTWVTIIGEIVSRPDLQQEEVRQALTEYIRYNTAGWQELIKQ; encoded by the coding sequence ATGAAAACATTAAAAGAAGACGTGCGGAGTAGGATTGTCATGGCCGCCCGCAGTGAGTTTGTTAAGTGTGGTTATAGGAAGACATCGATGCGTACAATCTCGGCTAAGTCCGGTGTTGTGCTGGGGAATATATACAACTATTTTAAGACAAAGGACGATATCTTCTGTGCTGTCCTTCGTCCGCTGCTCTCTGTGATAGGCGAGCGTATGGCGATGTACAGCAAGGGTGAGCACGAAGAAAAGCGTCTTGATTTCTCCCGACAACGACAGAAGGATTTCCTATCGAGTATGCTTCGCATTATTTTCTTATATAAGGAGGAGTTGAGGCTACTGCTCTTTGAGTCGCAGGGCACCTCCTTAGAGCATTTCCGTGAGGCCTTTATCGACGAACAAGTGGCGATAAGCAGGGCCTACATGGAGCAGGTGGAGACGCGTGTGTCGCCCCTCTTCTTCCGTATTAGCGCCTCTACATGGGTGACGATCATCGGTGAGATTGTGTCAAGACCCGACCTTCAGCAAGAGGAGGTGAGGCAGGCTCTGACTGAATATATACGCTACAACACGGCTGGGTGGCAGGAACTCATAAAACAATAA
- a CDS encoding TonB-dependent receptor: MMLNLKLDRHQWAGVLFALQCWCMPSAAQNEKSTKPAHDSICLSEVVVSTRQQMMSVNQIGSQINQTAITNAMGRSLGSLLEGVSGISSIQTGTIVSKPVIHGMYGNRILLVSNGARLTGQQWGADHAPEVDKNSYSNIEVVKGADAVRYGSEALGGIVLMQPSPLPYDVSGLHGMVSGLYGTNGRRFGASGYVESSFKWLGNWAWRLHLNTENGGDRSTAHYLLNNTGMRENDLSLALGYRRGAWRLEAGYSLFTQKLGVMQSAQMGNEQLLQERIRLGQPVDFTPFSRHIDYPFQQITHHNVYFKAFFDHEKIGHFAFQSTFQQDNRRENRIRRLNHSDIPTVSLHLNSLQNSLVWNKGYQHWKSEAGAQLLITDNTNERGTGVVPIIPNYTEVAFGLYALQKYTADRWGMEAGVRFDGQQTKADGYDWTGRRYGGKRDFTNFTYSLGGHYHINKQLKLTSHFGVAWRAPHVYELYSNGNELSSGIFVKGDSTLLSEQSYKWITSLKYASKYFDVQLDGYLQWINNYIFDQPTGRNITVISGAYPVFQYRQTRAFFQGVDLDAHVRPLSSVDYHLVTAMIWAREVPSHAYLPYIPSFRLTHSLTWSLPFFKAFSPKLGLTHRFVAKQTRFNPATDLIANSPDAYHLMGFEVSFSMPMHEGQSLRVGLMGDNILNREYKEYTNRSRYYAHDMGRDVRCMITWNF, encoded by the coding sequence ATGATGCTTAATTTAAAATTAGACAGGCATCAGTGGGCTGGTGTTTTATTCGCGTTGCAGTGTTGGTGTATGCCGTCAGCTGCACAGAATGAGAAAAGCACTAAGCCTGCTCATGATTCTATTTGCCTAAGTGAAGTTGTGGTTTCTACTCGTCAACAGATGATGAGTGTAAATCAAATAGGCAGTCAAATTAATCAAACAGCCATAACAAATGCTATGGGACGCTCCTTGGGTTCACTGCTTGAGGGCGTCAGCGGTATAAGTTCTATCCAGACGGGAACAATCGTTTCAAAGCCTGTGATACATGGAATGTATGGCAATCGCATACTCTTGGTGAGCAATGGTGCTCGTCTGACGGGTCAGCAGTGGGGTGCAGATCATGCCCCGGAGGTAGATAAAAACAGTTATAGTAACATCGAAGTGGTGAAAGGCGCAGATGCTGTAAGATATGGTTCTGAGGCACTTGGTGGTATTGTTCTTATGCAACCTTCCCCCTTACCTTATGACGTCAGTGGTCTTCACGGTATGGTATCGGGACTTTATGGCACCAATGGCAGACGCTTCGGAGCTTCAGGTTATGTTGAAAGTAGCTTTAAGTGGCTGGGTAATTGGGCGTGGCGTTTACATCTGAATACCGAGAATGGAGGCGACAGAAGTACGGCTCATTACTTGCTGAACAATACCGGAATGCGTGAAAACGACCTCTCCCTCGCCTTAGGTTATAGGCGTGGAGCGTGGCGATTGGAGGCAGGTTATAGTCTTTTTACACAGAAATTAGGTGTTATGCAGAGTGCACAGATGGGTAACGAACAGCTGTTGCAAGAGCGTATTCGACTCGGTCAGCCTGTCGATTTCACCCCTTTCAGTCGGCACATAGACTATCCTTTTCAGCAGATAACTCATCATAATGTCTATTTCAAGGCGTTTTTTGATCACGAAAAGATAGGACATTTCGCCTTTCAATCAACCTTCCAGCAGGACAATCGACGCGAAAACCGCATCCGACGTCTGAACCATTCGGACATTCCTACGGTCAGTTTGCACTTGAATTCGTTGCAGAACTCACTCGTATGGAACAAGGGTTATCAGCATTGGAAGAGTGAAGCGGGAGCACAACTGCTGATAACAGATAACACGAACGAGCGTGGAACGGGTGTTGTTCCTATCATTCCGAATTATACGGAGGTAGCTTTCGGACTCTATGCGTTGCAGAAATATACTGCTGATCGATGGGGAATGGAGGCTGGAGTGCGCTTTGATGGACAGCAAACAAAGGCTGATGGCTATGATTGGACAGGGCGAAGATATGGCGGAAAGCGTGACTTTACGAACTTTACTTATAGTCTTGGCGGTCATTACCACATCAATAAACAACTGAAACTGACCTCCCATTTCGGTGTAGCTTGGCGTGCTCCACATGTCTATGAGCTGTATAGTAATGGCAATGAACTTAGTTCTGGTATCTTTGTGAAGGGTGATTCAACCTTGCTTTCAGAGCAGAGTTACAAGTGGATTACCTCATTGAAATATGCAAGTAAGTACTTTGATGTTCAGCTCGATGGCTACCTTCAGTGGATTAATAACTACATCTTCGACCAGCCAACAGGGCGAAATATCACGGTCATATCGGGTGCTTACCCTGTATTCCAATACAGACAGACGCGTGCTTTCTTCCAAGGTGTCGACTTAGATGCCCACGTCCGACCACTATCATCGGTCGATTATCATCTTGTTACGGCAATGATTTGGGCACGTGAGGTGCCTTCTCACGCTTATCTTCCTTATATTCCGAGCTTCCGTCTGACCCATTCACTGACGTGGTCGCTGCCTTTCTTCAAGGCATTCTCACCTAAGTTAGGACTCACTCATCGCTTTGTGGCTAAGCAAACACGCTTCAACCCTGCCACAGACCTCATCGCTAACAGTCCTGATGCCTATCATCTTATGGGCTTTGAAGTTAGTTTCTCGATGCCTATGCATGAAGGTCAGTCACTCCGTGTAGGACTGATGGGCGACAATATCCTTAACCGTGAGTACAAGGAATACACTAACCGCAGCCGCTACTATGCCCATGATATGGGTCGTGACGTGCGCTGTATGATTACATGGAACTTCTAA